From Pseudomonas hefeiensis, one genomic window encodes:
- a CDS encoding Rieske 2Fe-2S domain-containing protein — MLTAEQNRLLTDVSPGTPLHRYWKRQWIPALRSEALEPGGTPQRVELLCEKYVAFRADDGHVGFLHEACPHRGVSLALGRNEGNRLTCIFHGWSFDTQGNCTKMPTEKDQAFCKKVKGQGFEVREGGGIVWVYLGEGEAPAFTDYAFTYFDRKHARPRASYNEANWLQNVETLMDSAHIGLLHHDTTANPELPQAGLQLVTGNDTPKYTLESKPYGLRSYSLRTTGQEQDYLRVTEFVAPASAFIGTTEQEAGFLIIVVPVNNTRSLQWYVYWDSRQPIDENLPDFALDGTDESDDNFAASRQGLLNYGQDREAMRAGRSWTGVPGVIFEDYAVAESIPIVDRTREFLGSGDLAIVRLRRELMERIRQSEANEDSVQAQASDYRSLRALADMIPVGTVIQDYTEQKRQERRMTYL, encoded by the coding sequence ATGCTGACCGCTGAACAGAACCGCCTGCTGACGGACGTTTCCCCTGGCACACCTCTGCACAGGTATTGGAAAAGACAATGGATTCCAGCGCTGCGCAGTGAGGCGCTTGAGCCGGGAGGAACGCCACAACGTGTCGAATTGCTATGCGAAAAATATGTCGCCTTTCGCGCGGATGATGGTCATGTCGGATTCCTCCATGAGGCATGTCCCCATCGCGGCGTTTCGCTCGCGCTCGGTAGAAATGAAGGTAACCGCCTGACTTGCATCTTCCACGGCTGGAGTTTTGACACGCAGGGCAACTGCACCAAAATGCCAACCGAGAAGGACCAGGCTTTTTGCAAAAAAGTAAAGGGGCAAGGGTTCGAGGTGCGAGAGGGTGGCGGTATTGTCTGGGTGTACTTGGGTGAGGGCGAAGCGCCGGCCTTCACTGATTATGCATTCACCTATTTTGATCGTAAGCACGCCAGACCGCGGGCTTCCTACAACGAAGCGAACTGGTTGCAAAACGTCGAAACGTTAATGGACTCGGCCCATATCGGACTGCTGCACCATGACACCACGGCGAACCCGGAGCTTCCCCAGGCCGGGCTCCAGCTCGTCACTGGCAACGACACCCCCAAGTACACGCTCGAGAGCAAGCCGTATGGCTTACGGTCGTATTCGTTGCGCACCACGGGTCAGGAGCAGGACTACCTTCGGGTGACCGAGTTTGTAGCACCGGCGAGCGCGTTCATTGGTACCACCGAACAAGAAGCGGGATTTCTGATCATCGTAGTGCCGGTTAACAATACGCGCAGTCTTCAGTGGTATGTCTATTGGGATTCGCGCCAACCTATCGATGAAAACCTCCCGGATTTCGCGCTGGATGGTACTGATGAGTCCGACGACAACTTCGCAGCGTCCCGCCAAGGTCTTCTCAACTATGGGCAAGATCGCGAAGCAATGCGTGCCGGTCGGAGCTGGACAGGTGTTCCGGGCGTTATTTTTGAGGATTACGCCGTTGCCGAGAGCATTCCCATTGTCGATCGGACGCGAGAGTTCCTGGGTAGCGGGGATCTCGCAATTGTCCGTTTACGGCGTGAATTGATGGAGCGGATTCGTCAATCGGAAGCCAATGAAGACAGCGTCCAGGCGCAGGCGAGCGACTACCGTTCATTGAGAGCGTTGGCTGACATGATTCCTGTTGGGACCGTCATTCAGGACTACACGGAGCAGAAGCGTCAAGAACGCAGAATGACTTATCTCTGA
- a CDS encoding MarR family winged helix-turn-helix transcriptional regulator, with amino-acid sequence MSDLLFPAASPEAVAQAWRNERPDLDHHGLAITLRIRSLAMLIDHHIEVIADDLELGMKDLMLLFALRRSGPPYCMRPTDVFRLLKVTSGAATYRADKLVERGVANRIPDPRDRRGQLIQLSEEGMRLVDVAITRLADSSSKCLDSLDSKEGELDQIGHLLHSLEAGWMEITPLSENPLARSDDSGL; translated from the coding sequence ATGAGCGATTTATTGTTTCCTGCCGCCAGCCCTGAGGCCGTTGCGCAAGCATGGCGTAACGAACGTCCGGATCTGGATCACCATGGATTGGCGATTACACTCCGAATCCGAAGCCTCGCCATGTTGATCGATCACCACATAGAGGTAATCGCGGACGACCTTGAGCTGGGGATGAAGGATCTCATGCTGCTGTTCGCTTTACGGCGAAGCGGCCCGCCTTACTGCATGCGCCCTACCGATGTCTTTCGTCTGCTGAAGGTGACGTCGGGCGCCGCCACCTATCGAGCGGACAAATTGGTAGAACGCGGCGTCGCCAACCGTATTCCCGATCCACGTGATCGCCGAGGCCAATTGATTCAATTGAGTGAGGAAGGGATGCGTTTGGTAGATGTCGCTATCACCCGTCTGGCGGACTCGAGTTCAAAATGCCTCGATTCGCTCGATAGCAAAGAAGGTGAGCTTGATCAGATTGGCCATCTGTTGCATTCGTTGGAGGCCGGGTGGATGGAGATTACTCCCCTTAGTGAAAACCCGCTCGCACGCTCTGACGATTCTGGTCTGTGA
- the hpaR gene encoding homoprotocatechuate degradation operon regulator HpaR, whose amino-acid sequence MPNPRPSLTLTLLQAREAVMTFFRPGLNDHDLTEQQWRVIRILRQQGELESHQLAHQACILKPSMSGVLKRLERDGLVIRRKSAEDQRRIFLNLTEQGHECFLSMSEGMERNYLEIQRQFGEKKLQKLLELLEDLKKIKP is encoded by the coding sequence ATGCCCAATCCCAGACCTTCCCTGACACTCACTTTGCTCCAGGCTCGCGAAGCGGTTATGACGTTTTTCCGTCCTGGTCTGAACGATCATGACTTGACCGAGCAGCAGTGGCGAGTCATCCGAATTCTTCGCCAACAGGGCGAACTGGAAAGTCATCAGTTGGCACATCAGGCTTGTATTCTAAAGCCCAGCATGAGTGGTGTGCTCAAGCGCCTGGAACGCGACGGCCTGGTCATTCGCAGGAAATCGGCTGAAGATCAGCGCCGCATTTTCCTCAATCTGACCGAGCAAGGGCATGAATGCTTTTTGTCGATGAGCGAAGGGATGGAGCGCAATTACCTCGAGATCCAGCGGCAGTTTGGTGAGAAAAAATTGCAGAAACTGCTCGAATTACTCGAAGATCTTAAAAAGATCAAGCCCTGA
- the hpaA gene encoding 4-hydroxyphenylacetate catabolism regulatory protein HpaA, giving the protein MNDRYPIPNINIGQVYDQRYSDSEVHYDKLGNLAGFFGRNMPVHRHDRFFQVHYVKSGTVRVYLDDQQYVESGPMFFLTPPTIPHSFVTEADSDGHVLTVRQQLIWQLIESDPGLALGPQLPAACVALDHLKPEQQSESRRLAFLFEELRGEMNGGAAGHSAAVLSLTRLIMVSVLRLCANPLEATPTRREDLQIFHRFNALIEEHYLEHWALGCYAQAIGVTEARLNDVCRRIADLPSKRLVFERVMQEAKRLLLFTGSSANEICYLLGFRDPAYFNRFFQRNAQMTPGEYRLRHSGFR; this is encoded by the coding sequence ATGAACGATCGGTATCCAATTCCTAACATCAACATCGGCCAGGTCTACGATCAGCGTTACAGCGATAGCGAAGTGCATTACGACAAGCTCGGCAACCTGGCGGGTTTCTTTGGTCGCAACATGCCAGTGCACCGCCACGATCGATTTTTTCAGGTGCATTACGTCAAGAGCGGAACGGTGAGGGTTTATCTCGATGATCAGCAGTACGTCGAGTCTGGCCCCATGTTTTTTCTCACCCCACCGACGATTCCCCATTCCTTCGTGACGGAGGCGGACAGCGATGGCCACGTGCTCACTGTTCGCCAGCAGTTGATCTGGCAATTGATCGAAAGCGATCCTGGGCTGGCATTGGGGCCGCAACTTCCCGCAGCTTGTGTGGCGCTTGATCACCTCAAGCCTGAGCAGCAAAGCGAATCGCGGCGTCTGGCATTTTTATTCGAAGAGCTGCGAGGGGAGATGAACGGTGGGGCCGCCGGTCACAGCGCAGCGGTGCTAAGCCTGACTCGACTGATCATGGTCAGCGTATTAAGATTGTGCGCAAACCCTCTCGAAGCGACGCCTACGCGACGTGAAGACTTGCAGATCTTTCATCGATTCAATGCACTGATTGAAGAGCATTATCTGGAGCACTGGGCGCTTGGCTGTTATGCGCAGGCCATTGGCGTTACCGAAGCTCGGCTTAACGATGTCTGTAGGCGTATTGCCGATTTGCCGTCCAAACGCCTGGTGTTCGAAAGGGTCATGCAGGAAGCCAAGCGTTTGCTGTTGTTCACGGGCAGCTCGGCAAATGAAATCTGCTACCTGCTGGGTTTCAGGGATCCGGCGTATTTCAATCGTTTTTTCCAACGCAACGCACAAATGACGCCAGGAGAGTATCGCCTGCGGCATTCGGGGTTTCGCTAA
- a CDS encoding fumarylacetoacetate hydrolase family protein: MSHALHDIATGTLLGVALNYQGLLLKRLSEFEQSPYQKPPVKPVLFIKTPNTRNVHGGAVVHPGAGISLQPGPALGVVIGKDASRVSADEALDHVAGYTIVNEFSLPEESYYRPAVKAKCRDGFCAIGPEFVPREQLANPHDLTLQLRVNGELRQEDSTANFVRKIPQLIAEISEFMTLYAGDVLITGTPLGRVDVLPGDRVDVEIQGLGCLTNVIVAEQEGTV, encoded by the coding sequence ATGAGCCATGCCTTGCATGACATCGCGACCGGCACCTTGCTCGGTGTAGCGCTGAACTACCAGGGATTGCTGCTGAAGCGCCTTTCTGAATTCGAGCAATCGCCGTATCAAAAGCCGCCCGTCAAACCGGTTCTGTTCATCAAGACGCCCAATACGCGCAACGTACATGGCGGCGCCGTGGTGCATCCTGGTGCAGGAATTTCATTGCAGCCTGGGCCGGCTCTGGGGGTGGTGATTGGCAAAGATGCGAGTCGAGTCAGTGCTGACGAGGCTCTGGATCATGTTGCTGGCTATACCATCGTCAACGAATTCAGCCTTCCGGAAGAGAGTTACTACCGCCCTGCCGTGAAAGCAAAATGTCGCGATGGTTTCTGTGCCATCGGCCCGGAGTTCGTACCGCGTGAACAGCTTGCCAATCCTCACGACTTGACCCTGCAACTACGAGTCAATGGCGAGCTTCGACAAGAAGACTCCACCGCAAACTTCGTACGCAAGATTCCTCAGTTGATCGCCGAAATCAGCGAGTTCATGACTTTGTATGCCGGAGATGTGTTGATCACCGGCACACCTTTGGGTCGTGTCGATGTCCTGCCTGGTGACCGCGTAGACGTAGAAATCCAAGGTCTGGGATGCCTGACCAATGTCATCGTTGCCGAGCAGGAGGGCACCGTATGA
- a CDS encoding fumarylacetoacetate hydrolase family protein codes for MKHARIRFESQIHSVTVDADNIVHLRDGRSLGEDQVEWLPPANGTMFALGLNYADHAAELAFAPPTEPLVFVKSTGTYTGHNQITWRPDNVAYMHYECELVAVIGKPACNVKREDALSYLAGYTVCNDYAIRDFLENYYRPNLRVKNRDATTPVGPWIVDVADVPEPGNLKLRTWINGELRQEGSTKDMIFDIPYLIEYLSSFMTLQPGDMIATGTPEGLADVVPGDEVIVEVEGVGRLVNRIVSEADFFSARKEA; via the coding sequence ATGAAACACGCTCGTATCCGATTCGAAAGTCAAATACATTCCGTCACGGTTGATGCAGACAACATCGTGCATCTGAGGGACGGCCGCTCCCTCGGCGAAGACCAGGTCGAGTGGCTGCCACCGGCCAATGGCACTATGTTTGCCCTCGGCCTGAACTATGCCGATCACGCTGCCGAACTCGCCTTCGCGCCGCCAACCGAACCGTTGGTGTTCGTTAAATCAACGGGCACCTATACCGGCCACAATCAGATCACCTGGAGACCTGACAACGTTGCCTACATGCACTACGAGTGCGAACTGGTTGCGGTCATCGGCAAGCCTGCGTGCAACGTCAAGCGTGAAGATGCGCTGAGCTATCTGGCGGGTTACACCGTATGCAACGACTACGCGATCCGCGATTTCCTGGAAAACTACTACCGCCCTAATTTGCGGGTAAAAAACCGTGACGCCACGACCCCGGTCGGTCCATGGATTGTCGATGTTGCAGATGTCCCCGAACCAGGCAATCTGAAACTGCGCACTTGGATCAATGGTGAGCTTCGCCAGGAAGGCTCGACCAAAGACATGATCTTCGATATCCCTTACCTGATCGAATACCTGTCCAGTTTCATGACCCTGCAGCCAGGCGACATGATCGCCACCGGTACGCCCGAAGGTCTTGCAGATGTAGTTCCGGGTGATGAGGTGATCGTGGAAGTCGAAGGCGTTGGACGCCTCGTCAATCGAATTGTCAGCGAAGCGGATTTTTTCTCCGCGCGTAAAGAGGCGTGA
- the hpaE gene encoding 5-carboxymethyl-2-hydroxymuconate semialdehyde dehydrogenase, with translation MIKHWINGREVESKDTFTNYNPATGEAIGEVASGGAEEVAQAVAAAKEAFPKWANTPAKERARLMRKLGELIEQNVPHLAELETLDTGLPIHQTKNVLIPRASHNFDFFAEVCTRMDGHSYPVDDQMLNYTLYQPVGVCGLVSPWNVPFMTATWKTAPCLALGNTAVLKMSELSPLTANELGRLAVEAGIPNGVLNVIQGYGATAGDALVRHPDVRAISFTGGTATGKKIMQTAGLKKYSMELGGKSPVLIFEDADLERALDAALFTIFSLNGERCTAGSRIFIQESVYPQFVAEFAARAKRLIVGDPQDPKTQVGSMITQAHYDKVTGYIKIGIEEGATLLAGGLERPANLPAHLSRGQFIQPTVFADVNNKMRIAQEEIFGPVVCLIPFKDEAEALQLANDTEYGLASYIWTQDIGKAHRLAYGIEAGMVFINSQNVRDLRQPFGGVKGSGTGREGGQYSFEVFAEIKNVCISMGNHHIPRWGL, from the coding sequence ATGATCAAACATTGGATCAATGGCCGTGAGGTCGAAAGCAAAGACACCTTCACCAACTACAATCCGGCCACCGGCGAAGCGATTGGTGAAGTGGCCAGTGGCGGTGCCGAAGAAGTCGCACAAGCGGTGGCAGCGGCCAAGGAAGCCTTTCCTAAATGGGCCAATACTCCAGCCAAAGAGCGTGCACGACTCATGCGCAAACTTGGCGAGCTGATTGAGCAAAACGTTCCTCATCTGGCCGAGCTGGAGACCTTGGACACGGGCCTGCCGATCCATCAAACCAAAAACGTGTTAATTCCGCGCGCATCGCACAACTTCGATTTTTTCGCCGAAGTCTGCACTCGCATGGACGGTCACAGTTATCCGGTCGACGACCAGATGCTCAACTACACCTTGTATCAACCGGTGGGCGTTTGCGGCCTGGTGTCACCCTGGAACGTGCCGTTCATGACGGCAACCTGGAAGACAGCACCGTGCCTGGCACTGGGCAACACTGCCGTGCTTAAAATGTCCGAGCTGTCGCCGCTGACGGCCAACGAGCTGGGTCGTCTGGCCGTCGAAGCCGGTATTCCGAACGGTGTGCTCAACGTCATCCAGGGCTATGGTGCGACTGCCGGTGACGCGCTGGTTAGGCACCCGGACGTACGAGCGATCTCCTTCACCGGCGGCACCGCCACCGGCAAGAAAATCATGCAAACCGCCGGCCTGAAAAAGTATTCCATGGAGCTGGGCGGCAAGTCCCCGGTGCTGATCTTCGAAGATGCCGACCTGGAGCGTGCCCTCGACGCGGCGCTGTTCACCATCTTCTCGCTCAATGGCGAGCGCTGCACCGCCGGTAGCCGTATCTTCATTCAGGAAAGTGTTTACCCGCAGTTCGTGGCTGAGTTCGCGGCACGTGCCAAACGCTTGATCGTCGGGGATCCGCAAGACCCGAAAACCCAGGTCGGCTCGATGATCACCCAGGCCCACTACGACAAGGTCACCGGCTACATCAAGATCGGCATCGAAGAAGGCGCCACCCTCCTCGCCGGCGGTCTGGAGCGTCCAGCCAACCTGCCAGCCCACTTGAGCAGAGGTCAGTTTATCCAGCCGACGGTGTTCGCCGATGTGAACAATAAAATGCGCATTGCCCAGGAAGAAATCTTTGGTCCGGTGGTGTGCCTGATTCCGTTTAAGGATGAAGCCGAGGCCTTGCAACTGGCGAACGACACCGAATACGGCCTGGCGTCGTACATCTGGACTCAGGACATCGGTAAGGCGCATCGCCTGGCCTACGGCATCGAAGCCGGTATGGTATTCATCAACAGCCAGAACGTGCGGGACTTGCGTCAGCCGTTTGGTGGCGTGAAAGGTTCCGGCACCGGACGCGAAGGCGGCCAGTACAGCTTCGAGGTTTTCGCCGAAATCAAGAACGTTTGCATTTCCATGGGCAATCATCACATCCCTCGCTGGGGACTATGA
- the hpaD gene encoding 3,4-dihydroxyphenylacetate 2,3-dioxygenase has product MGEVVLAAKVCHVPSMYLSELPGKHHGCRAAAIAGHKEIGRRARELGADTAVVFDVHWLVNSGYHVNNGEHFSGVYTSNELPHFIKDMVYHYPGCPELGQLIAEEANAAGVRTLSHNIPSLELEYGTLVPMRYMHMDVPAAEKLKVISIAAWCAWHRLEDSFTFGAAVRRAIEKSDRKVLVLASGSLSHRFSDDREAEANIHNWTREFDKQVDMHVVKLWREGRFKEFCSMLPDYAEHCFGEGKMHDTAMLLGLLGGPDYNKPVEVLTEPFGSSGTGQINAIFPL; this is encoded by the coding sequence ATGGGCGAAGTCGTCCTGGCTGCAAAAGTCTGTCATGTCCCGTCGATGTACCTGTCCGAGCTGCCGGGCAAACACCACGGTTGCCGTGCTGCCGCTATCGCCGGACATAAGGAAATAGGCCGTCGCGCGCGCGAACTGGGTGCCGACACTGCCGTAGTGTTCGACGTCCACTGGCTGGTGAACAGCGGCTACCACGTGAACAACGGTGAGCACTTCAGTGGTGTTTACACAAGCAATGAACTACCGCATTTCATCAAGGATATGGTTTACCACTACCCTGGCTGCCCGGAACTCGGACAACTGATCGCCGAGGAAGCCAACGCAGCCGGTGTGCGTACGCTGTCGCATAACATCCCGAGTCTGGAGTTGGAATACGGCACCCTGGTGCCCATGCGCTACATGCACATGGATGTACCTGCAGCCGAAAAACTCAAAGTAATTTCCATCGCGGCCTGGTGTGCCTGGCATCGCCTGGAAGACAGCTTCACTTTCGGCGCCGCCGTACGCCGCGCAATCGAGAAGAGCGACCGCAAAGTCCTGGTGCTGGCCTCCGGTTCTCTGTCGCATCGTTTCTCTGACGATCGCGAGGCGGAAGCCAATATCCACAACTGGACGCGTGAATTCGACAAGCAGGTCGACATGCACGTGGTCAAGCTGTGGCGTGAAGGTCGATTCAAAGAATTCTGCTCGATGCTTCCTGATTACGCCGAACACTGCTTCGGCGAAGGCAAGATGCACGACACCGCCATGCTCCTAGGTCTGCTAGGTGGTCCGGACTACAACAAGCCGGTCGAAGTCCTCACGGAGCCCTTTGGCAGCTCCGGAACCGGCCAGATCAACGCCATTTTCCCGCTCTGA
- a CDS encoding 5-carboxymethyl-2-hydroxymuconate Delta-isomerase has translation MPHFIAEYTDNIEQQADLPGLFEKVHATLGSSGVFPLGGIRSRGVRLDTWRMADGKHDYAFVHMTLKVGHGRDLATRQQVAEKLFEVITAHFAPLQTERLLALSFEMIELHPELNFKLNNVHAFLKQQAN, from the coding sequence ATGCCGCACTTTATTGCTGAATACACCGACAACATCGAGCAACAGGCCGACTTGCCGGGCCTTTTTGAAAAAGTCCACGCGACACTTGGGAGCAGTGGTGTATTTCCGCTGGGGGGAATCCGTAGCCGAGGCGTTCGGCTGGATACGTGGCGTATGGCCGACGGCAAACACGATTACGCCTTCGTTCACATGACGCTGAAGGTAGGCCATGGTCGCGACCTGGCGACACGCCAACAGGTCGCTGAAAAGCTGTTCGAAGTCATTACCGCCCACTTTGCACCGTTGCAGACAGAACGCCTGCTGGCGCTGTCGTTTGAAATGATCGAACTGCACCCCGAGCTGAACTTTAAGCTCAACAACGTGCATGCCTTCCTCAAGCAGCAGGCGAATTAG
- a CDS encoding MFS transporter, with the protein MSLATSATQPLSDAATSTHRTVTWRLMPLLLVCYLFAHLDRINIGFAKMQMGADLQFSDTVYGFGAGLFFIAYAMFGVPSNIALDRIGPRRWIALLMVVWGTLSTSMLLINSAEGFYALRFLLGVAEAGFFPGILVYLNRWYPASRRAQVTALFAIAVPLAGVIGGPLSGGILQGFHDVGGLRGWQWMFLIEGAPVVLLGLLVLKVLPDNFESVSWLSNEQKNQLRNQLASEEQRKSILSFGAILRNPQVWLLVGIYCAVMLAVNTLAFWMPTLIHSSGIGSDGKVGLLSALPYLAGCGFMIACGRSSDRRRERRWHLSVPLLMSALGIAVAGLLPGDPFMVIGGLVIAGMGASAALPMFWQLPPAFLSNSTQAAGIALISSLGSIASFLTPNLIGWMRDTTHNASLALYVLATLIVAGAFLVLRTPAAIVNPH; encoded by the coding sequence ATGAGCTTAGCCACTTCCGCTACACAGCCTTTGAGCGATGCCGCAACGTCGACTCACCGCACGGTGACCTGGCGGCTGATGCCGCTGCTGCTGGTGTGTTATCTGTTTGCTCATCTTGATCGGATCAACATTGGTTTCGCCAAGATGCAGATGGGCGCCGACCTGCAGTTCAGCGATACCGTCTACGGCTTTGGTGCGGGCCTGTTTTTTATCGCCTACGCGATGTTCGGTGTACCCAGCAACATCGCTCTGGACCGCATCGGGCCACGACGGTGGATCGCTTTGTTGATGGTCGTCTGGGGGACCCTGTCGACCAGCATGCTGTTGATCAACAGCGCTGAGGGTTTCTACGCGTTGCGCTTCTTGCTCGGCGTCGCCGAGGCCGGATTTTTCCCAGGCATTCTGGTGTACCTGAATCGCTGGTATCCGGCCAGCAGGCGCGCACAAGTAACCGCGTTGTTTGCCATTGCCGTGCCGCTGGCCGGGGTCATCGGTGGCCCTCTATCGGGTGGTATCCTGCAAGGCTTTCATGATGTCGGGGGCCTACGTGGGTGGCAGTGGATGTTCCTGATTGAAGGCGCGCCAGTCGTGCTTCTCGGCTTGCTGGTACTTAAGGTGTTGCCTGACAACTTCGAGTCGGTCAGCTGGCTGAGCAACGAGCAGAAAAACCAACTGCGCAACCAATTGGCTAGCGAAGAGCAACGCAAATCCATTCTCTCGTTTGGCGCAATCCTGCGAAATCCGCAGGTCTGGCTACTAGTGGGCATTTATTGCGCGGTCATGTTGGCGGTCAACACGCTAGCTTTCTGGATGCCTACCCTGATTCATAGCTCCGGGATTGGCAGCGACGGCAAGGTAGGCCTGCTCAGTGCCCTGCCCTATCTGGCAGGCTGCGGTTTCATGATCGCCTGCGGACGCTCATCGGACCGGCGTCGCGAACGCCGGTGGCACTTGAGTGTGCCATTGCTCATGTCAGCTCTCGGTATCGCCGTAGCCGGACTTTTGCCTGGCGATCCCTTCATGGTAATCGGCGGATTGGTGATTGCGGGTATGGGCGCGAGCGCCGCACTGCCGATGTTTTGGCAGTTACCACCCGCATTCCTGTCAAACAGTACCCAGGCGGCGGGCATCGCCTTGATCAGTTCTTTGGGAAGCATTGCCTCGTTTCTGACACCCAATCTGATTGGCTGGATGCGTGACACCACCCACAACGCCAGTCTTGCCCTCTACGTCCTCGCGACCTTGATCGTCGCAGGCGCCTTTCTAGTGCTGCGCACGCCCGCCGCCATCGTCAATCCTCATTAA
- the hpaH gene encoding 2-oxo-hept-4-ene-1,7-dioate hydratase produces MLDQELIQQAAAQLDNAERTREQVGQFSLAHPQITIEDAYAIQRAWVAQKIKNGRKLVGHKIGLTSRAMQVSSNISEPDYGALLDDMLFDEGTDIPFNRFIVPRVEVELAFILGKPLKGPNVTIFDVLDATEWVIPALEIIDARIQQIDPETKATRKVFDTISDNAANAGVVMGGRAVRPHEVDLRKVPAVLYRNGVIEESGVSAAVLNHPAKGVAWLANKLAPYDVTLQPGQIILGGSFTRPVSASPGDTFHVDYDMLGSISCRFV; encoded by the coding sequence ATGCTTGATCAAGAACTCATCCAGCAAGCCGCTGCTCAACTGGACAACGCCGAACGCACTCGTGAGCAAGTCGGGCAGTTCTCCCTCGCACATCCACAGATCACCATCGAAGATGCCTATGCCATTCAGCGAGCCTGGGTGGCGCAGAAAATAAAAAACGGACGCAAGCTGGTGGGGCACAAGATTGGTCTGACCTCTCGGGCGATGCAGGTTTCATCAAATATTTCAGAACCGGATTACGGGGCGTTGCTGGACGACATGCTGTTCGACGAAGGCACCGATATCCCCTTCAATCGTTTTATCGTACCGCGGGTTGAAGTGGAGCTGGCATTCATCCTCGGCAAGCCGCTCAAAGGCCCCAACGTCACTATTTTCGATGTGCTGGATGCTACTGAATGGGTGATCCCTGCCCTGGAAATCATTGACGCGCGAATTCAGCAGATCGACCCCGAAACCAAAGCCACGCGCAAGGTCTTCGACACCATTTCCGACAATGCGGCGAACGCAGGAGTGGTCATGGGTGGGCGTGCTGTGCGCCCTCATGAGGTCGACCTTCGTAAGGTGCCAGCGGTTTTGTACCGCAATGGCGTGATCGAGGAATCAGGGGTTTCTGCCGCCGTGCTCAATCATCCCGCGAAAGGTGTCGCCTGGCTGGCCAACAAGCTAGCCCCATACGACGTCACGTTACAACCGGGGCAAATTATTCTGGGCGGGTCGTTTACCCGTCCAGTGTCTGCCAGCCCAGGCGATACCTTCCATGTCGACTACGACATGCTGGGCTCCATTTCCTGCCGCTTCGTCTGA
- the hpaI gene encoding 4-hydroxy-2-oxoheptanedioate aldolase: MDMPINTFKQRLKSGKAQIGLWLGLATPYCAELAANADFDWLLIDGEHAPNDVRSMLGQLQAIAPYASHPVIRPVAGDTTLIKQILDIGTQTLLIPMVESAEQARELVRAVHYPPSGVRGVGSALARASRWNSVPGYLDKADEQICLLVQIESLKGLENLDAIVNVEGVDGVFIGPADLSAAMGHRGNPGHPEVQAVIEDTIIRIRDAGKAPGILSADERLARRYIELGAAFVAVGVDTSVLMQGLQALTSKFRNTPATISTGGVY, encoded by the coding sequence ATGGATATGCCCATCAACACATTCAAGCAACGCCTGAAAAGCGGCAAAGCGCAGATCGGCCTTTGGCTCGGCCTGGCCACCCCTTACTGCGCAGAGCTGGCTGCCAATGCCGATTTCGATTGGCTATTGATCGACGGCGAGCACGCGCCCAATGACGTACGCAGCATGCTCGGCCAACTGCAGGCGATAGCGCCCTACGCAAGTCATCCGGTGATCCGCCCTGTCGCTGGCGACACGACGTTGATCAAACAGATTTTGGACATCGGCACCCAGACTTTGTTGATACCAATGGTCGAAAGCGCCGAACAAGCGCGAGAGCTGGTGCGTGCCGTGCACTATCCACCCAGTGGCGTGCGCGGTGTAGGCAGCGCGTTGGCGCGGGCGTCGCGCTGGAACAGCGTGCCCGGCTACCTGGACAAGGCTGACGAGCAAATATGCCTGCTGGTGCAGATTGAAAGCCTGAAAGGCTTGGAGAATCTGGATGCCATCGTCAACGTCGAAGGCGTTGACGGGGTGTTTATCGGCCCTGCCGACCTCAGCGCTGCGATGGGCCATCGCGGTAACCCGGGCCATCCCGAAGTTCAAGCAGTAATTGAAGACACCATCATACGAATCCGCGATGCCGGCAAAGCGCCCGGCATTCTCAGCGCCGACGAAAGATTAGCCAGACGCTACATCGAGCTCGGCGCGGCATTCGTAGCGGTCGGCGTCGACACTTCCGTACTGATGCAAGGCCTGCAAGCACTGACAAGCAAGTTCAGAAATACCCCGGCCACGATCAGTACCGGCGGTGTTTACTGA